Within the Fusarium keratoplasticum isolate Fu6.1 chromosome 1, whole genome shotgun sequence genome, the region GTTGGTCTGACCATGGATCACAACATGTCGAcgcaggagcagcagctctgCCAGTTCTTGGCGGGGCTGCCCGCCCACTTCAACTATCGATACACCGAGGAGGCCTCGCGGGAGCTGCTGCGGAGCTTGTTTTGGTCTCTGGCGGGCGGCAGCAGCGAATACATGCGCCTGCTCTTCCCCGAGGGCAGGCCTGGGGATACCCTCAAACTGAGTGACGCCCAGGGTGCTGTCGAGGGTGCCGAATACACCGAGGCTGCGCGGGGGAAACGATGCGGGCACATCTTCAAGCCTGGCGAGGCGAACTACACATGCCGGACCTGCGGCACCGACGAGACCTGCTGCCTGTGTGCACGCTGCTTCGATTCGACCGATCACACCGGGCACATGGTTCGGATACAGATTTCTGTGGGAAACAGCGGCTGCTGCGATTGCGGAGACGACGAGGCCTGGCGGAATCCCATGTTCTGCACCATCCACTCCGACCTGCAGGCGGGCGCCGATaaagggaagggaaaggaggCAGCTGGCCTGCCCGAGGATCTCGTGGCGAACCTACAGATGACCATCGGCCGGGTCTTTGACTATATCTGCGACGTCATCTCTTGCTCACCGGAGCAGCTACGCCAAGCCAAGACTGAGGAGTCGATACTCGAGGATGAACAGTCTTCACGTCTGTCCTCACACTACTATGGCCCAGACGCCGAGCCGTGCAACGAGTTTGCGCTTATCCTGTGGAACGACGAGAAGCACACCGTTCAGGAGGTGCAGGACCAGGTCGCAAGGGCCTGCCGCAAGAGCCGGAGGGCTGCAGCCGAGAATGCTTGGGAGACGGATGCCATAGGACGGAGCATCTTGACATATTCATCCGAGATTGACCGACTCCTACACATGGCGACTATAATGGAGGCGATAAGAGTAACGGTCACGATTCGATCTGCAAGAGATACTTTTCGAGAGCAGATGTGTGGAACCCTCGTGGAATGGCTGAGTGACATCTCCGGCTGCACCGTCGGCCATGATACTCACATTCTTCGTCGCACCGTCTGCGAGGAGGTCATGAAGCCATGGCGTCAGGGCAGCGCGGCAACTCATACGCTGGGCCTtatcgacgatgaggaggaggatgaccaGGCAGTTGCGAACCGACGCCGGTTCGACGGCATGAATGCGCGtttcatcttggccttgcaagctgctgctggaggcaATGGTCTTCAAATAGAaattgacgacgacgacgacgacgacgatgatgacgaagacgacgatctcgacgccgacatggacgaccaaggccatcatTCGCCGTCCAGTTCCGTGGCTGGGggtgacgaagatgaagatgacgatgtgATGATGGTAGATCGAGGAGAAGTTGGAGATCTTGGCGTCAACTGGAGAGACAACGACCAGGctctggaagaagacgaggccaCCATGGCTGGATatcctccccctcctccacctcccccTGCTcaggcccaggcccagggGCAGACTCAGGGGCAGACTCAGACTCGTACTACAACGCGAGATAGAGAAGCGACACCCTCCGACTCGGATACGGCCGAGCCCCTCGTTGCACCCTCGATCTACGCCAAAGCAAATGCCGAAATCCCAAAGACGCCTGGCAAGACCGAGAAACTGACAGCTCGACCTGGACGCTACTGGATCGAGACACCCACAATTTACACACAGCGTGAGAATGTGCCCCCGGCCGAGGATGTCTTTCGACGTGTCCGTCTCGACTGGCTTCTAGTTTTCGATCTGCGCATGTGGAAGAAAGTTAGGAATGATCTTCGGGCCCTATACATATCCACTGTTGTCCAGATTCCCGAGTTCAAGCGAGTGTTGGCTCTCAGATTCGCGAGCTTGTACACGATTCTGGCTCAGCTCTACCTGGTTGGAGACCGAGAACCGGACCACTCTatcatcaacctctctcTTCAGATGCTGACGACTCCCTCAATCACCGCCGAGGTTGTTGAACGCGGAAACTTCATGACCAGCCTGCTGGCGATTCTCTACACCTTCCTAACAACGCGTCAAGTCGGACACCCCTGGGATGTGTCTCCTGACGCCGTCCTCGCCTTCGAGAGTGGCTCTGTTACCAACAGGCGAATGTATCATTTCTACCAGGACTTGAAGTACTTGTTTGGTGCGCCTCATGTCCAAGAGCGCGTGCGATGCGAGCCCCGGTACCTCATGCAgttccttgatcttgtcaagCTTCACCAGTGCATTGGCCCCAATGTTCGAGCGGTGGTCGAGCATGTGGAATATGAGGCCGATTCATGGATTACTGCCTCGCTTGTGACGAGACAGATCAACCTGCAGGCTCGAAACCTCGCCGAGGCATTCCGCAACTGCCCATCTGACGAGATCCATTACCTCCAACGAGCCATCCGCTTCACAGCAAAGACGGTGATCCTCAACTCGATCGGTGCAGAACGCCACCGGTTCAAGCAAGGTGAAatcaaggatgaggttcaGTTCAAGAATCTCAGCGACTTTGAGTTCGATACCGAGGCTGCTTCTTATGACGTGGTCAAGTTTGTCGTCGAGAAGGATGCCATTAGCTTCCATCACGCCCTTCACTACACCCTGTCCTGGCTCATTGAGTGCGGACGATCGCTTCCTGCCTCTACCATGAGAACTCTGATGAGCTTCACGCAGCAGGAGCTCAAGTCCAAACCCAAGTTGATGGGCAGGCCTCAGGTGCCAAGAAAAGACTTCACCTCTGAGGACTATCTCATTGCAGCCTTCGATTTCCCTCTCCGTGTATGTGCCTGGCTTGCTCAGATCAAGGCCAATATGTGGGTTAGAAACGGAATCAGCCTACGGCACCAAGCAAGCACATACCGCGGCGTTGGTCAACGAGATGTTTCGCACCACCGAGACATATTCCTTCTGCAAACTGCCTTGGTGGTCTGCAACCCCAGCCGTGTTCTCGCGTCGATTATCGACCGCTTCGGAATGGAGAGTTGGGTCAAGGGCTTGTTTGAGCTCAAGTCGGAGGCTCAGGATGACGCTCAACACCTGGACGTGGTGGAAGACATGATCCACCTCCTGATTGTCCTTCTCAGTGATCGTACCTCGTTAATATCGTCTGAGGACGAGACCAAGTCCAGGCTTCTAGCCATGCGCCGGGACATCACTCATGTCCTGTGCTTTAAGCCCCTGTCATTCAATGAGATCTGCAACAAGCTCCCCGAGAAGTATCAGGAGCAGGAAGATTTTCATCGAGTCTTGGATGAAATGGCTACATTTAAGCCGCCCGAGGGTGTTTCTGATGTTGGCACATTTGAGTTGCGTCCCGAGTTCATTGAGGAGATCGATCCTTACATCGCGCACTACAACAAGAACCAGCGAGAGGAATCCGAAATGGCGTATCgaaagaagatggccaagaggACAGGAAAGACAGCCGAAGAGATTGTGTATGAGCCCAAGGCTCGAACAGTTCCATCGGGCTTGTTCGAGAACCTGGGCGCCTTCACCAGCACAGGCATGTTTGCCCAGGTCATCTACTACTCGCTCCTCTACCCCCTAGTGGCCAACAAGTTTACCCCTTCGGTTCCATTCACCCGGCTAGAGACTTTCCTACAGGTGGTTCTGCATCTCATCCTGATTGCCATTCTGGAGGACAAGACGAGTGACGATGACATGAGCGAGGAGTCGACAAAGTCGTTCGTCTACATTGCTCTTACCAAGTTTGGCCGCAGCAACTTTATGCCCGAGGCACAAAGTTCCAGAACTATCGTGTCCCTCTTGAACATAATGTCTACCAAggacgagttcaaggcggTTCATCCCAAGATTGCACTCGTTCTCAAACGATTGCGACAGAAGCGCCCCCGTACCTTCGAGACAGCGTACGTCAACCTCGGGGTCTCGGTTGATCGCATCAACACGGCCTCACCAGCAAACACttctgctgaggaggagcgggagaggagaaagaaggcGGCGCTAAGTCgccaggccaaggtcatggcGCAgttccagcagcaacagaaGAGCTTCATGGAGAACCAGGCAGCGTTCGACTGGGGTTCGGAcctggatgaagatgaagaggaagaagagcagacAGAAGACCGGAAACACAACTGGAAATATCCCGTTGGAACTTGCATATTGTGCCAGGAAGAGCCAGACGACCGACACCTCTACGGAACGTTTGCCCTTTTCAACGAGAGCCGGATCCTTCGGCAGACAGACTTCCAGGACCCCGACTTTGTCCGCGAAGCATCACAAACACCTTGCAGTCTCGACCGATCTGCCGAGGAGGTCAGACCATTCGGTATTGCCCATGAAAACAGGAGGATGGTGGAGAAGATCAACGTCCAGGGCGAAACTTTCCTCGCGGAACGACAAACTATTGGTAAAGGATTCCCGTCCAACGTCTGTCTTCCAGGTCCCGTAGCCAGCGGTTGTGGGCATATGATGCACTACCGCTGCTTCGAGGTCTACTATGAAGCAACAGTGAGGCGTCACGCGCATCAGATCGCCAGACATCATCCTGAGGACACCCGTCGGAATGAGTTTGTGTGCCCTCTATGCAAGGCGCTTGGAAACGCATTCGTGCCCATCATCTGGAAGGGGATAGACGAGTCGTACCCAGGCTACCTTCAGTCTCAAGGCCCCTTTGAGGACTtcctggagaagcagatgggCTCCGCTTACTGGATCGGCGGAAGCAAAGCGCCCGAGGATGAGCCATCGTTCCCCGACATGTACACTCCTAGTCTTCCTGGAAGCCTTGTCGAGTCTCTACTACCAGCCCAGACTCAGGCCGAGACTTCATGGGGAAGGGAGGACGCCGAGGCGCAGTCATCAGCCGTGGGCACACCCGTCAGTTACGCATTCTCTGACCTGAATACGCCTGAGCAGAGCCATGCTCAGCCAGCTGCTACGGATGGCAACCAGTTGATGGTAGAGCTGCTAGCAGCATATCGTCGACTGCGAAACACTCTTCGCATGAACGGCCTCCGCACCAGTCACATCATCGACTCCAAGGGCGACAACGCTGGCGAGCTCTGCGCCAGTGATACACTAGTCAAGACCGTGGGCTTCACCATCTCTTCCGTGGAAGTCCAGCAGCGAGGAGTGGAAGCTCAACCGGGCATGAGCCTTTTGGAAAAGATTCCTGAGCACATTCTCACACACTTGCGAGTCTTGTCAGAGACAGTTTCGTCGTACATTGCGGTCGGGGCACAGAATAGTGGAGCTGAGAGCAAGATTGAtgccgagttcaagaaggatAGCGAGAGACAACATTGCCAGCTCTTCATGTCACGGTACTTTGGAACCGGCACGCCGTATGCTCGACGGCCATTGGATGTATATCCGCCTCTGCTGAGCATGGATtcgttcttgttcttggtcgAGTGCTCGTACGGGCTGGTACCGGCACAGAAAGCCGAGATCTCGCACGTTCTCCGACTGTGCTACCTGGCGGAGCTTGTGAAGCTCGTATATCATATGGGCCGAAACATTCCTGTTGCCAGCTGGGTTGGCAATCTCACCAACAGGCAAACTCAAGATCCAGCCATCAACAACTTTGCCGACTTTGCCCTCGCCGTAACCAAGTGCGGCCTCGAGTTCCATGCAGCGCAGTTCCCGGAGGGCGTCGAGTTTGGCGAAAACCGAGGGTTCCAGCAGCCTGGCGTGGATACGCTGGAGAGTTGGTACACGTTTGCAAAGAAGTACGCACTCACGTTCCTGAGGAAGAGTCTCATCTTCCTTTACGTCAAGTACGGCGTGGACTTCAACAGCCACATCTCGCCAGCGCCGGAGGCGGATGAGCTAGAGCGCCTGACTGAGAGTCTCCGCGTTCCCAGCTTTGACGAGATGTGTGCCGCCATCACAGACAACGCGGCTGCTTGCGGCTGGCCCCAGACGACGTCATCTCTTGTGTCGGGATGGGTCAAGCATCAGGTCATGTGGCCAGGCGACAGCAGTGACATGCCTCGgtcagccatgatgagccATCCTGGTATATTCGAGCTTATTGGCCTACCCAAGAACTACGACGCCCTCATTGACGAGGCGACGAGGCGGAAGTGCCCGACGACAGGCAAGGAACTCGCGGATCCCGTCATCTGTCTCTTCTGCGGCGAGCTCTCGTGCAGCCAGGGCACATGCTGCCAAAAGACAGACACCTCTTCTGACCGTATAGAGTACACCAAGATTGGTGGCGCGCAGCAACATATGCGCAGGTGAGTATCACTTGATCTGATGATTTACAGAGCAGATTACTGACTGGATATTCCAGGTGTCAACGAAACATTGGAGTTTTCCTCAACGTGCGCAAGTGTTCGATAGTGTACCTCTTCCGTCTGTCGGGGTCCTTCACACCAGCACCATACATCGACAAGTATGGAGAGACGGATCCGCAGCTGCGTCATGGGCGAcagctcttcctcaaccaGAAGCGATATGACTCGATGATACGCAACACGGTGCTCAACCATGGGGTGCCGAGCTTGATCAGCCGGAAGTTGGAGGCGGAGATCAACAATGGCGGATGGGATACTCTGTAGTGAATGGTGGAGAGACATCGAGGGTAGCATTTATGAACTTGCATTGACACGGGGTTTACGGGATTACGATTACTGTCTGGTCAAGGTGTAAGGTTGCGTTTTTGTTTGTCGAATCTTAGCTACCTAGCATGGAGAGGGCTTTCCAGTATCTATAGAGACGAGGCATTTACACAGTTTATTAGTGATGGCAATTACTACGATTGAAACCAACTTGTATAGATTGTCCGGAGTCTGAGAAGAGGTATAGTAGTGTCGTCAATACAGTGTGTATTGTGATACACACTGTAGGCGGGTCACTAATTCCGGCCAATCACGTCAAGCGAATGCCGCGGCGCGTCTCGACCGTGGCTCAAGCCTTGTTCTTGCTGGAAAGAACGACGGAAAGCAGAACCAACGAGGGCAGGAGCGCAAAAATAACACAGACACTTTCACGCAAACCTCCAATCCCACCCCCTTTGAGCCTCATTTTGGCTGgccctccctccctcaacTTCCCTTTCCCGCCTTGCACGCACGCACAAACAAAGGCTCCTTCCCTGTGACACTCGATAGACGGACGGGTGGATGCCGCATCGTCACTGCAGCGAGTGAGTGAATCATGGCAGGCAGACGTTCAGGTCGCGCTGCCGCCAAGCGGGCTGCGGCTGCTCTAGGTGAGTCTTGAAGTGTTTCGTCGATTTCGCCTTCCAATCCCAACACCATCCACCAACAaacaatcaatcaatcaatcaaaGAAACTTCTGCAAGTGCaaacctcgacctcctttTGCGCGTCTTGGACGCAACCGTCGcattcatcatcctccaccatcatg harbors:
- a CDS encoding E3 ubiquitin-protein ligase is translated as MDHNMSTQEQQLCQFLAGLPAHFNYRYTEEASRELLRSLFWSLAGGSSEYMRLLFPEGRPGDTLKLSDAQGAVEGAEYTEAARGKRCGHIFKPGEANYTCRTCGTDETCCLCARCFDSTDHTGHMVRIQISVGNSGCCDCGDDEAWRNPMFCTIHSDLQAGADKGKGKEAAGLPEDLVANLQMTIGRVFDYICDVISCSPEQLRQAKTEESILEDEQSSRLSSHYYGPDAEPCNEFALILWNDEKHTVQEVQDQVARACRKSRRAAAENAWETDAIGRSILTYSSEIDRLLHMATIMEAIRVTVTIRSARDTFREQMCGTLVEWLSDISGCTVGHDTHILRRTVCEEVMKPWRQGSAATHTLGLIDDEEEDDQAVANRRRFDGMNARFILALQAAAGGNGLQIEIDDDDDDDDDDEDDDLDADMDDQGHHSPSSSVAGGDEDEDDDVMMVDRGEVGDLGVNWRDNDQALEEDEATMAGYPPPPPPPPAQAQAQGQTQGQTQTRTTTRDREATPSDSDTAEPLVAPSIYAKANAEIPKTPGKTEKLTARPGRYWIETPTIYTQRENVPPAEDVFRRVRLDWLLVFDLRMWKKVRNDLRALYISTVVQIPEFKRVLALRFASLYTILAQLYLVGDREPDHSIINLSLQMLTTPSITAEVVERGNFMTSLLAILYTFLTTRQVGHPWDVSPDAVLAFESGSVTNRRMYHFYQDLKYLFGAPHVQERVRCEPRYLMQFLDLVKLHQCIGPNVRAVVEHVEYEADSWITASLVTRQINLQARNLAEAFRNCPSDEIHYLQRAIRFTAKTVILNSIGAERHRFKQGEIKDEVQFKNLSDFEFDTEAASYDVVKFVVEKDAISFHHALHYTLSWLIECGRSLPASTMRTLMSFTQQELKSKPKLMGRPQVPRKDFTSEDYLIAAFDFPLRVCAWLAQIKANMWVRNGISLRHQASTYRGVGQRDVSHHRDIFLLQTALVVCNPSRVLASIIDRFGMESWVKGLFELKSEAQDDAQHLDVVEDMIHLLIVLLSDRTSLISSEDETKSRLLAMRRDITHVLCFKPLSFNEICNKLPEKYQEQEDFHRVLDEMATFKPPEGVSDVGTFELRPEFIEEIDPYIAHYNKNQREESEMAYRKKMAKRTGKTAEEIVYEPKARTVPSGLFENLGAFTSTGMFAQVIYYSLLYPLVANKFTPSVPFTRLETFLQVVLHLILIAILEDKTSDDDMSEESTKSFVYIALTKFGRSNFMPEAQSSRTIVSLLNIMSTKDEFKAVHPKIALVLKRLRQKRPRTFETAYVNLGVSVDRINTASPANTSAEEERERRKKAALSRQAKVMAQFQQQQKSFMENQAAFDWGSDLDEDEEEEEQTEDRKHNWKYPVGTCILCQEEPDDRHLYGTFALFNESRILRQTDFQDPDFVREASQTPCSLDRSAEEVRPFGIAHENRRMVEKINVQGETFLAERQTIGKGFPSNVCLPGPVASGCGHMMHYRCFEVYYEATVRRHAHQIARHHPEDTRRNEFVCPLCKALGNAFVPIIWKGIDESYPGYLQSQGPFEDFLEKQMGSAYWIGGSKAPEDEPSFPDMYTPSLPGSLVESLLPAQTQAETSWGREDAEAQSSAVGTPVSYAFSDLNTPEQSHAQPAATDGNQLMVELLAAYRRLRNTLRMNGLRTSHIIDSKGDNAGELCASDTLVKTVGFTISSVEVQQRGVEAQPGMSLLEKIPEHILTHLRVLSETVSSYIAVGAQNSGAESKIDAEFKKDSERQHCQLFMSRYFGTGTPYARRPLDVYPPLLSMDSFLFLVECSYGLVPAQKAEISHVLRLCYLAELVKLVYHMGRNIPVASWVGNLTNRQTQDPAINNFADFALAVTKCGLEFHAAQFPEGVEFGENRGFQQPGVDTLESWYTFAKKYALTFLRKSLIFLYVKYGVDFNSHISPAPEADELERLTESLRVPSFDEMCAAITDNAAACGWPQTTSSLVSGWVKHQVMWPGDSSDMPRSAMMSHPGIFELIGLPKNYDALIDEATRRKCPTTGKELADPVICLFCGELSCSQGTCCQKTDTSSDRIEYTKIGGAQQHMRRCQRNIGVFLNVRKCSIVYLFRLSGSFTPAPYIDKYGETDPQLRHGRQLFLNQKRYDSMIRNTVLNHGVPSLISRKLEAEINNGGWDTL